A genomic window from Cricetulus griseus strain 17A/GY chromosome 4, alternate assembly CriGri-PICRH-1.0, whole genome shotgun sequence includes:
- the Fxyd6 gene encoding FXYD domain-containing ion transport regulator 6, which translates to METVLILCSLLAPAVLASAAEKEKEKDPFYYDYQTLRIGGLVFAVVLFSVGILLILSRRCKCSFNQKPRAPGDEEAQVENLITTNAAEPQKAEN; encoded by the exons ATGGAGACGGTGCTGATCCTCTGCAGCCTGCTGGCCCCTGCAGTCCTGGCTAGTG cagctgagaaggagaaagaaaaggatccGTTCTATTATG ACTACCAGACCCTGAGGATTGGGGGATTGGTGTTCGCTGTGGTCCTCTTCTCTGTTGGGATACTACTCATCCTAA GTCGCAGGTGCAAGTGCAGTTTCAATCAGAAGCCCAG GGCTCCAGGAGATGAAGAGGCCCAGGTGGAGAACCTCATCACTACAAACG ctGCAGAGCCCCAGAAGGCAGAGAACTGA